In one Arachis duranensis cultivar V14167 chromosome 9, aradu.V14167.gnm2.J7QH, whole genome shotgun sequence genomic region, the following are encoded:
- the LOC107467751 gene encoding egg cell-secreted protein 1.3-like yields the protein MAHYTNHNVYIVTIILVATTLASNATKSMSESAHPSLATRLKVDGEPESVNCWDSLFQLQACTGEVIMFFLNGETYLGPSCCHAIIIVGHDCWPQMLASLGFSAEETDILQGYCDAEQQHHHHYSPPSPPSPPPSSLPLRHVITNNS from the coding sequence ATGGCTCATTACACAAACCACAATGTTTACATTGTAACAATTATTCTTGTTGCAACAACCTTAGCTTCCAATGCAACAAAATCAATGAGTGAAAGTGCACATCCAAGCTTAGCAACAAGGTTGAAGGTGGATGGAGAGCCGGAAAGTGTAAATTGTTGGGACTCATTGTTCCAACTTCAAGCATGCACCGGTGAGGTCATAATGTTCTTCCTCAATGGTGAGACATACTTAGGACCTAGTTGTTGTCATGCCATAATAATTGTTGGACATGATTGTTGGCCTCAGATGCTTGCTTCTCTTGGATTCAGTGCCGAAGAGACTGATATTCTCCAAGGTTATTGTGATGCCGAACAACAACACCATCACCACTATTCTCCTCCATCTCCACCATCTCCTCCTCCATCATCACTTCCTCTTCGTCACGTAATCACCAATAATAGCTAA